The following proteins come from a genomic window of Montipora capricornis isolate CH-2021 chromosome 9, ASM3666992v2, whole genome shotgun sequence:
- the LOC138017106 gene encoding uncharacterized protein — MAEKKKVKNLIKVRDSHRNFVRKTIAEAKDLITGGNLIEVRKLKLLRTSLQTKCSELQVLDRDIVELLEDVSKIDSDVSESCELISVIQECMVDLESALTAQESQGKNQQSNSLESAGTAQGHLQAVHTHAKLPKLELKKFYGNPIEWYPFGESFKSAVHKNSNLSGVDKFNYLKSLLTGIAQSVVTGLALPSANYEKAVELLKRRFGNRQVVISSHMEALTKIPKVASTSEVKRLRSLYDTVESRVRGLESMEISSELYGCFLTPIIMQKLPEEFRIAILRKLESETWDLKEILSEFHKELQLREQCLVYPKDVRPSNSFQRDESLQSTFFFYFCY, encoded by the coding sequence ATGGCCGAGAAGAAGAAAGTAAAGAATCTGATAAAGGTTCGCGACAGTCATCGAAATTTTGTGCGAAAAACTATCGCTGAAGCTAAAGATTTAATAACTGGAGGGAATCTCATCGAAGTGAGAAAGCTGAAACTTCTTCGTACGTCTCTTCAAACGAAGTGTTCGGAGCTTCAAGTTTTGGATCGTGACATCGTTGAGCTGCTGGAGGATGTCTCAAAGATCGATTCTGATGTTTCTGAGAGCTGTGAGCTAATTAGTGTTATTCAGGAGTGTATGGTGGATTTAGAATCTGCACTGACAGCGCAGGAATCACAAGGAAAAAATCAGCAATCGAATTCTTTGGAAAGCGCGGGGACTGCTCAAGGTCACCTACAGGCAGTTCACACCCACGCAAAGCTTCCCAAGCTCGAGCTGAAGAAATTTTACGGAAACCCCATCGAGTGGTATCCCTTTGGGGAATCTTTCAAATCAGCAGTTCATAAGAATTCAAACCTGTCTGGAGTGGATAAATTCAACTATCTAAAGTCGCTTCTAACAGGCATCGCCCAAAGCGTTGTCACTGGCCTCGCCCTGCCAAGCGCTAACTACGAAAAGGCAGTAGAATTACTCAAACGAAGATTCGGAAACCGACAGGTTGTGATCTCGAGCCACATGGAGGCGCTCACAAAAATTCCCAAGGTTGCATCTACAAGCGAAGTTAAGCGGCTTCGAAGTTTGTACGACACAGTTGAATCACGTGTTCGTGGATTGGAAAGTATGGAAATCTCTTCTGAATTGTATGGTTGTTTTTTAACACCGATTATCATGCAGAAATTACCGGAAGAATTTAGAATTGCAATCTTACGGAAGTTGGAATCAGAAACATGGGATTTGAAGGAAATCCTGAGTGAATTTCACAAGGAATTGCAACTGAGAGAACAATGTCTTGTGTACCCTAAGGATGTCAGACCGTCAAACTCGTTTCAGAGAGATGAGTCACTTCaatctactttttttttctacttttgttactga